TTGCCTGCCTCAGAATTTCGGTCACGTCTGACGCGCCGTTCTGGTTTCCCGAGAGGTAATGCAGGGTCTTGTCGATGTCGATGAGTTCTTCCACCTCCCGGTAGGAATAGGGTGAATAATCCTGTGTCAGGTACTGGTAGAGGCGTATAGGGAGGATCACCTTCTTGTTGATCTTCCATGCCTTGTTCGTGGCCCATCCATTGAAGTAGTGCCGGTTCTTCTTGGTTTCCGGCGTCCAGTGATATTCGTGAGTTAGGGTGTCGAACAGTTTGATGATCGTCTCGTCCGTAGCCTTGATCATCTTCTGCGTCAGTTCCAGGCGAATGGCGTTGATGTTGTACTCGTTGAAGTCATAGTCCTGGAGGCGCTGCACATCCCCCCGGCACTGCTCCAGGAGATTCGAGGTGAACTTTGCGGTGAACCTCGGGTTCATGAAGAGGTTTTCCCAGTACTTCTTCCGGGTCTGCTGGAGAAACTGGTTCTCATACAGATCGCTGCTGTCTTTGATCTTGAGTTCGAGGATGGGCGAGGGGTACTCCCGGCACATCGAGTCGAGAATCAGCGGCTTGATGGTCTTGTAGTCCCGGATCAGTTGCAGACCGGCGCGAGTCTCCTCTCTGAACGTCCGCACAACGGCCGTGATGTAGTCGTTGACATTCAGCGCGTTGCACTCTGCATCCAGTTCGTGGAGGGTAGGGCCGCGTTCGAGCGAGTCAAGGATCACGCTGTCATGTTTCACCGGCGGGATCCACACCTTGATCAGCGCCACCTCAACGTCTGAGGTGCGTTCGGCTTGCCTGAACTCCCCGTCCAGATAGGCGATGGAGGCACCGTAGTGGTTCAAGGTCTTGACGAGTTCTTGCCGGGCGTAGGTGCGAGGATTCCGAACCGTTTCGGCGTTCAGGAGACATACGATCCCGCCGCCGCGAGCCTGGAGTTCAAGTGCCTTCAGGAGATGCTTCTCACCGTCCGCGAAGGGCGGGTTCATGACGATCAGGTCGTAGTGCTTGAACGTCGAAAAGGCCAGGAAATTGTCGAACACCACGCGGTGTCCTTTCCCCTTCAGGACGTGCTGGAGGTCCGGGTTGATCTCGATGGTGTCGATGTCAGGGGTGACATCCCTCTGGCCCCACCGCTGCCTGCTGACGATCTTCTGTTTCACCGCGTCGGCGAGGTCGCCTTTGCCCGCCGACGGTTCGAGGACCGTGGCCACGATGCTGAAGTCTATCCCGTCCAGCATCTTCCTGATCATAGATGGGGGCGTCGGGTAGAAGGCGTCCAGGAGGGTCATGGGTTCGGACCCCCCGTCTCCCCGGGGGTCTGCCACACCTGCCCGGTCCCGTCGCAGTGAGGGCACGAGATCAGGCGCCCCTCTCCTTTCGGCCGCCGCCACAGCCTCCAGTGTGGCTCCCCATTACTCGCCCGAGGGTACTCCTCTAAGACAGCCTCCTGGCCGATACTCTCCAGCCACTCGGCCTCTTCGCGGGCCCGATCTTTGTAGGGGCCATAGGCTCCGGCAAACTCGTACGTCTTCCCCTCAAAGATTTTTGTGAATCGGCTCATGGCCCGCCCTCCTCACTCTTGATCCCTACTTTCCTTTGCGACAGGAGTTCAACAACGACTGAATCGTCCTCTATGCCTACATTGATCTCGCCTTGAGGATCGTACTGGCGAAGGATGCTTATCGCCGTAGGGACTCCATCTTCGGCAATGTCATAGTCGGGATGGAATGTGATCGTGATCTGATGCTCATACTCTGGGATGTCGGGCCTGTTGACGATGATTGACGCCATGTGCGTCGTCAAGAATTCAATCGCGTCCATTTCACTCACTGGCAAACTCCCCGCACCAATCATCCGCGAGAACCACCGGCCAGAGCCAGTCTCCTCCCCACGCCGGGGAGTGTCGGCGGCAAAGACCCTCATTTGTGATGCCAACATCTGGCCCGTCGAAATAGATGCAGTCTTTGCATCTGCGTTTTTCTGATCTTGTGTTCATGTTGTTCACAAAGGAACATAATATACAGCACTGTATATAATGGTTATCATTTGTGTTTTTAAAAACAGACATATACCATATTTCTAAACAGTGTTGAAAGTGTCGGGTTTGTGAACATCTATTCTTGAAAATACTTCTCAAAATAATACGTACATAAAACTAAGCGTTCTAAACATTAAATTTATTAATATATAACAACACTCTATTGTATGCCTCCCAAAAAAGGGGCCTCCAAAAAGGGAGCGTCGAAAAAGAAGCCGGCAAAGAGCAAACCGTTCCAGAAGAAGCCGGGCCAGCAGAAACTTGGATCGTACGGCCCGAAGACAAAGAGAGTGTACAAGCAGACCGGCAAAAGCAACGAATCAAGGGACAAGAAACGCAAAGCCAAAGCGCCCGGCTACCGGCGAACCGCACGCGGGACCGTGTATTACGAGACCCGGAAAAACAGAAGTGACATGCCAGGGAAGAAGACCTAATCCTCCCAGGCCACTTCTTTCCTTTCTCCATTCACTGTGACAACCCCGGAATCTCCGGGGGTCACACTTTCCCTGTCAATTTTGACCCACCCCTCCGGGAGCGGATCGGTGGGCGCGTCGGTGTGAATCCACAGCACTTTTCTCCCTCGCGGTCGGACGGCCGGGATGATCACCCCGTCGCCGTCCCACTCTCGCGCGAGGGCGTGCTCGCGACGGGAGCACCGGAGATGGCGGGTCATCCCTGATCCCTCGCGACGAGGACACAGATCATGGCCCCCTCGTCGGTATCCTCGCGCGTCACGGACGCCCGGTGACGGGTGGCGGCGACGAGATCCCGTACCCCGTCCTCGATCTCGTCGGCGGGGCGCTCGTATTGGCGAGAGTCCGATAACTTGACCCGCGCGAGACACGCGGGGCAACAGATGTACTGGTCGCCGACGGCCTTCCCCCGGTAGTTCCAGGCGTGGCCGCACTTGGGACAGGTGCAGAGGGCCATTAGAGGGCCCCCGATCCGCTGCGAGTATTAGGGGTCACGCGGAATACGATCTCCCCTTTCTTCTCGTCGATCCAGTACCGGAACCGGTACCAGTCTGCGAATCTCCTATGTTCGGGGGTATCCTCCAGTCGCACCACGAACGACGACCGGTAATTACCATCGTCCTCGGACATATATTCGTACTCCGAGAATCCCGCTGGGATTGGCTCGGAGTATGTGTTCCTGAAATTGGGAATACATTTCTGCATTTTTCATCTCCTTCCTTCACCGGCCCTTGCGGGCCGGATCCAGAATAAAGCGGCCGGGAGGAGTTAGCACCTCCCGCCGGGGCGTGGTTACCCCTGC
The Methanofollis sp. W23 genome window above contains:
- a CDS encoding DUF4942 domain-containing protein, translating into MTLLDAFYPTPPSMIRKMLDGIDFSIVATVLEPSAGKGDLADAVKQKIVSRQRWGQRDVTPDIDTIEINPDLQHVLKGKGHRVVFDNFLAFSTFKHYDLIVMNPPFADGEKHLLKALELQARGGGIVCLLNAETVRNPRTYARQELVKTLNHYGASIAYLDGEFRQAERTSDVEVALIKVWIPPVKHDSVILDSLERGPTLHELDAECNALNVNDYITAVVRTFREETRAGLQLIRDYKTIKPLILDSMCREYPSPILELKIKDSSDLYENQFLQQTRKKYWENLFMNPRFTAKFTSNLLEQCRGDVQRLQDYDFNEYNINAIRLELTQKMIKATDETIIKLFDTLTHEYHWTPETKKNRHYFNGWATNKAWKINKKVILPIRLYQYLTQDYSPYSYREVEELIDIDKTLHYLSGNQNGASDVTEILRQAKEERTTKNIPFEFFTITCYKKGTTHITFTDEDLLKRFNIYGCQHKNWLPPTYGRKAYEDLDVEEKAVIDDYEGETAYNETLHNAPYYLGACNNVYPAITEST